A region of Stegostoma tigrinum isolate sSteTig4 chromosome 3, sSteTig4.hap1, whole genome shotgun sequence DNA encodes the following proteins:
- the nr2f1a gene encoding nuclear receptor subfamily 2 group F member 1-A isoform X1: MAMVVSSWRDPQDDVAGAQGGQSAQTQPSQQQPQQQQAASAAPHTPQTPGQPGPPSTPLGASSHSVQPGGEKQQPCQQQQQHIECVVCGDKSSGKHYGQFTCEGCKSFFKRSVRRNLTYTCRANRNCPIDQHHRNQCQYCRLKKCLKVGMRREAVQRGRMPPTQPNPGQYALTNGDPLNGHCYLSGYISLLLRAEPYPTSRYGSQCMQPNNIMGIENICELAARLLFSAVEWARNIPFFPDLQITDQVALLRLTWSELFVLNAAQCSMPLHVAPLLAAAGLHASPMSADRVVAFMDHIRIFQEQVEKLKALHVDSAEYSCLKAIVLFTSDACGLSDAAHIESLQEKSQCALEEYVRSQYPNQPSRFGKLLLRLPSLRTVSSSVIEQLFFVRLLGAISRLRYPSESDSHLLYPLVREYVSNPGPKNLNSSFHPPSKKKVVLQKVEVRYFPICPKECTSAQARVLSCQLLAIPLQSSPAYSLIEDNQARCTFNCNT, translated from the exons ATGGCAATGGTAGTTAGCAGTTGGCGAGATCCTCAGGACGACGTGGCCGGAGCTCAGGGCGGTCAGTCTGCACAAACGCAGCCGAGCCAGCAgcaaccacagcagcagcaggcgGCGTCGGCTGCTCCCCATACTCCGCAGACCCCGGGCCAGCCCGGGCCGCCCTCCACCCCGCTCGGAGCCAGCAGTCACAGCGTCCAGCCTGGCGGCGAGAAGCAGCAGCCCTGCCAGCAGCAACAGCAGCACATCGAGTGTGTGGTGTGCGGGGATAAATCCAGCGGAAAACACTACGGCCAGTTCACTTGCGAGGGCTGCAAAAGTTTCTTCAAGAGAAGTGTTCGGAGAAACTTAACGTACACATGTCGTGCCAACCGGAATTGTCCTATAGACCAACACCACCGCAATCAGTGTCAGTACTGCCGCCTGAAGAAATGCCTCAAAGTTGGGATGAGGCGGGAAG CGGTTCAGCGAGGAAGAATGCCTCCAACTCAACCAAACCCAGGCCAGTACGCGTTGACGAATGGGGACCCTTTGAACGGCCATTGCtatctgtctggatacatctCCTTACTACTGCGGGCCGAGCCTTACCCAACCTCTCGGTATGGGAGTCAATGTATGCAACCCAACAACATCATGGGCATCGAGAACATTTGTGAACTGGCTGCACGATTGCTATTCAGCGCCGTGGAATGGGCCAGGAATATCCCTTTTTTCCCAGATCTGCAGATCACAGATCAGGTGGCTCTGCTTAGGCTGACTTGGAGTGAGTTGTTTGTTCTGAACGCTGCCCAGTGCTCGATGCCGTTGCATGTGGCTCCTCTGCTGGCCGCTGCCGGGCTCCATGCCTCGCCAATGTCTGCAGACAGGGTGGTTGCTTTCATGGATCACATAAGGATCTTCCAGGAACAAGTCGAAAAACTGAAAGCCCTCCACGTCGATTCGGCAGAGTACAGCTGTCTGAAAGCTATTGTGCTATTCACATCAG ACGCCTGTGGCCTGTCGGATGCTGCCCACATAGAAAGCCTGCAGGAAAAATCTCAGTGCGCTCTGGAAGAATATGTGAGGAGCCAGTACCCGAACCAGCCGAGCCGTTTTGGCAAGCTCCTACTGCGATTGCCTTCTCTCCGCACCGTCTCCTCCTCGGTCATCGAACAGCTCTTCTTCGTCCGTTTG CTGGGTGCAATTTCACGTCTGAGATATCCATCTGAAAGCGACTCTCATTTATTATACCCACTTGTCAGGGAATACGTTTCAAACCCTGGACCGAAGAATCTGAATTCCAGCTTCCATCCACCTAGCAAAAAAAAAGTCGTTCTTCAAAAAGTTGAGGTCAGGTATTTTCCTATTTGTCCAAAGGAGTGCACAAGTGCACAGGCTCGAGTCTTGTCATGTCAATTATTGGCGATTCCATTACAATCTTCTCCAGCGTATTCTCTGATTGAAGATAACCAGGCTCGTTGTACATTTAATTGTAACACTTAG
- the nr2f1a gene encoding nuclear receptor subfamily 2 group F member 1-A isoform X4: protein MWSALTAVQRGRMPPTQPNPGQYALTNGDPLNGHCYLSGYISLLLRAEPYPTSRYGSQCMQPNNIMGIENICELAARLLFSAVEWARNIPFFPDLQITDQVALLRLTWSELFVLNAAQCSMPLHVAPLLAAAGLHASPMSADRVVAFMDHIRIFQEQVEKLKALHVDSAEYSCLKAIVLFTSDACGLSDAAHIESLQEKSQCALEEYVRSQYPNQPSRFGKLLLRLPSLRTVSSSVIEQLFFVRLLGAISRLRYPSESDSHLLYPLVREYVSNPGPKNLNSSFHPPSKKKVVLQKVEVRYFPICPKECTSAQARVLSCQLLAIPLQSSPAYSLIEDNQARCTFNCNT, encoded by the exons ATGTGGAGTGCTCTGACGG CGGTTCAGCGAGGAAGAATGCCTCCAACTCAACCAAACCCAGGCCAGTACGCGTTGACGAATGGGGACCCTTTGAACGGCCATTGCtatctgtctggatacatctCCTTACTACTGCGGGCCGAGCCTTACCCAACCTCTCGGTATGGGAGTCAATGTATGCAACCCAACAACATCATGGGCATCGAGAACATTTGTGAACTGGCTGCACGATTGCTATTCAGCGCCGTGGAATGGGCCAGGAATATCCCTTTTTTCCCAGATCTGCAGATCACAGATCAGGTGGCTCTGCTTAGGCTGACTTGGAGTGAGTTGTTTGTTCTGAACGCTGCCCAGTGCTCGATGCCGTTGCATGTGGCTCCTCTGCTGGCCGCTGCCGGGCTCCATGCCTCGCCAATGTCTGCAGACAGGGTGGTTGCTTTCATGGATCACATAAGGATCTTCCAGGAACAAGTCGAAAAACTGAAAGCCCTCCACGTCGATTCGGCAGAGTACAGCTGTCTGAAAGCTATTGTGCTATTCACATCAG ACGCCTGTGGCCTGTCGGATGCTGCCCACATAGAAAGCCTGCAGGAAAAATCTCAGTGCGCTCTGGAAGAATATGTGAGGAGCCAGTACCCGAACCAGCCGAGCCGTTTTGGCAAGCTCCTACTGCGATTGCCTTCTCTCCGCACCGTCTCCTCCTCGGTCATCGAACAGCTCTTCTTCGTCCGTTTG CTGGGTGCAATTTCACGTCTGAGATATCCATCTGAAAGCGACTCTCATTTATTATACCCACTTGTCAGGGAATACGTTTCAAACCCTGGACCGAAGAATCTGAATTCCAGCTTCCATCCACCTAGCAAAAAAAAAGTCGTTCTTCAAAAAGTTGAGGTCAGGTATTTTCCTATTTGTCCAAAGGAGTGCACAAGTGCACAGGCTCGAGTCTTGTCATGTCAATTATTGGCGATTCCATTACAATCTTCTCCAGCGTATTCTCTGATTGAAGATAACCAGGCTCGTTGTACATTTAATTGTAACACTTAG
- the nr2f1a gene encoding nuclear receptor subfamily 2 group F member 1-A isoform X3 has translation MAMVVSSWRDPQDDVAGAQGGQSAQTQPSQQQPQQQQAASAAPHTPQTPGQPGPPSTPLGASSHSVQPGGEKQQPCQQQQQHIECVVCGDKSSGKHYGQFTCEGCKSFFKRSVRRNLTYTCRANRNCPIDQHHRNQCQYCRLKKCLKVGMRREAVQRGRMPPTQPNPGQYALTNGDPLNGHCYLSGYISLLLRAEPYPTSRYGSQCMQPNNIMGIENICELAARLLFSAVEWARNIPFFPDLQITDQVALLRLTWSELFVLNAAQCSMPLHVAPLLAAAGLHASPMSADRVVAFMDHIRIFQEQVEKLKALHVDSAEYSCLKAIVLFTSDACGLSDAAHIESLQEKSQCALEEYVRSQYPNQPSRFGKLLLRLPSLRTVSSSVIEQLFFVRLLLLWVHGVSVSFTERAKSFIPK, from the exons ATGGCAATGGTAGTTAGCAGTTGGCGAGATCCTCAGGACGACGTGGCCGGAGCTCAGGGCGGTCAGTCTGCACAAACGCAGCCGAGCCAGCAgcaaccacagcagcagcaggcgGCGTCGGCTGCTCCCCATACTCCGCAGACCCCGGGCCAGCCCGGGCCGCCCTCCACCCCGCTCGGAGCCAGCAGTCACAGCGTCCAGCCTGGCGGCGAGAAGCAGCAGCCCTGCCAGCAGCAACAGCAGCACATCGAGTGTGTGGTGTGCGGGGATAAATCCAGCGGAAAACACTACGGCCAGTTCACTTGCGAGGGCTGCAAAAGTTTCTTCAAGAGAAGTGTTCGGAGAAACTTAACGTACACATGTCGTGCCAACCGGAATTGTCCTATAGACCAACACCACCGCAATCAGTGTCAGTACTGCCGCCTGAAGAAATGCCTCAAAGTTGGGATGAGGCGGGAAG CGGTTCAGCGAGGAAGAATGCCTCCAACTCAACCAAACCCAGGCCAGTACGCGTTGACGAATGGGGACCCTTTGAACGGCCATTGCtatctgtctggatacatctCCTTACTACTGCGGGCCGAGCCTTACCCAACCTCTCGGTATGGGAGTCAATGTATGCAACCCAACAACATCATGGGCATCGAGAACATTTGTGAACTGGCTGCACGATTGCTATTCAGCGCCGTGGAATGGGCCAGGAATATCCCTTTTTTCCCAGATCTGCAGATCACAGATCAGGTGGCTCTGCTTAGGCTGACTTGGAGTGAGTTGTTTGTTCTGAACGCTGCCCAGTGCTCGATGCCGTTGCATGTGGCTCCTCTGCTGGCCGCTGCCGGGCTCCATGCCTCGCCAATGTCTGCAGACAGGGTGGTTGCTTTCATGGATCACATAAGGATCTTCCAGGAACAAGTCGAAAAACTGAAAGCCCTCCACGTCGATTCGGCAGAGTACAGCTGTCTGAAAGCTATTGTGCTATTCACATCAG ACGCCTGTGGCCTGTCGGATGCTGCCCACATAGAAAGCCTGCAGGAAAAATCTCAGTGCGCTCTGGAAGAATATGTGAGGAGCCAGTACCCGAACCAGCCGAGCCGTTTTGGCAAGCTCCTACTGCGATTGCCTTCTCTCCGCACCGTCTCCTCCTCGGTCATCGAACAGCTCTTCTTCGTCCGTTTG ctatTGCTCTGGGTACATGGCGTCTCAGTGTCTTTCACTGAGAGAGCCAAGAGTTTTATTCCTAAATGA
- the nr2f1a gene encoding nuclear receptor subfamily 2 group F member 1-A isoform X2, with protein sequence MAMVVSSWRDPQDDVAGAQGGQSAQTQPSQQQPQQQQAASAAPHTPQTPGQPGPPSTPLGASSHSVQPGGEKQQPCQQQQQHIECVVCGDKSSGKHYGQFTCEGCKSFFKRSVRRNLTYTCRANRNCPIDQHHRNQCQYCRLKKCLKVGMRREAVQRGRMPPTQPNPGQYALTNGDPLNGHCYLSGYISLLLRAEPYPTSRYGSQCMQPNNIMGIENICELAARLLFSAVEWARNIPFFPDLQITDQVALLRLTWSELFVLNAAQCSMPLHVAPLLAAAGLHASPMSADRVVAFMDHIRIFQEQVEKLKALHVDSAEYSCLKAIVLFTSDACGLSDAAHIESLQEKSQCALEEYVRSQYPNQPSRFGKLLLRLPSLRTVSSSVIEQLFFVRLVGKTPIETLIRDMLLSGSSFNWPYMSIQ encoded by the exons ATGGCAATGGTAGTTAGCAGTTGGCGAGATCCTCAGGACGACGTGGCCGGAGCTCAGGGCGGTCAGTCTGCACAAACGCAGCCGAGCCAGCAgcaaccacagcagcagcaggcgGCGTCGGCTGCTCCCCATACTCCGCAGACCCCGGGCCAGCCCGGGCCGCCCTCCACCCCGCTCGGAGCCAGCAGTCACAGCGTCCAGCCTGGCGGCGAGAAGCAGCAGCCCTGCCAGCAGCAACAGCAGCACATCGAGTGTGTGGTGTGCGGGGATAAATCCAGCGGAAAACACTACGGCCAGTTCACTTGCGAGGGCTGCAAAAGTTTCTTCAAGAGAAGTGTTCGGAGAAACTTAACGTACACATGTCGTGCCAACCGGAATTGTCCTATAGACCAACACCACCGCAATCAGTGTCAGTACTGCCGCCTGAAGAAATGCCTCAAAGTTGGGATGAGGCGGGAAG CGGTTCAGCGAGGAAGAATGCCTCCAACTCAACCAAACCCAGGCCAGTACGCGTTGACGAATGGGGACCCTTTGAACGGCCATTGCtatctgtctggatacatctCCTTACTACTGCGGGCCGAGCCTTACCCAACCTCTCGGTATGGGAGTCAATGTATGCAACCCAACAACATCATGGGCATCGAGAACATTTGTGAACTGGCTGCACGATTGCTATTCAGCGCCGTGGAATGGGCCAGGAATATCCCTTTTTTCCCAGATCTGCAGATCACAGATCAGGTGGCTCTGCTTAGGCTGACTTGGAGTGAGTTGTTTGTTCTGAACGCTGCCCAGTGCTCGATGCCGTTGCATGTGGCTCCTCTGCTGGCCGCTGCCGGGCTCCATGCCTCGCCAATGTCTGCAGACAGGGTGGTTGCTTTCATGGATCACATAAGGATCTTCCAGGAACAAGTCGAAAAACTGAAAGCCCTCCACGTCGATTCGGCAGAGTACAGCTGTCTGAAAGCTATTGTGCTATTCACATCAG ACGCCTGTGGCCTGTCGGATGCTGCCCACATAGAAAGCCTGCAGGAAAAATCTCAGTGCGCTCTGGAAGAATATGTGAGGAGCCAGTACCCGAACCAGCCGAGCCGTTTTGGCAAGCTCCTACTGCGATTGCCTTCTCTCCGCACCGTCTCCTCCTCGGTCATCGAACAGCTCTTCTTCGTCCGTTTGGTAGGTAAAACCCCAATTGAAACCCTCATCAGAGATATGTTACTGTCGGGGAGCAGCTTCAACTGGCCTTATATGTCCATTCAATGA